One segment of Toxoplasma gondii ME49 chromosome VI, whole genome shotgun sequence DNA contains the following:
- a CDS encoding dynein light chain type 1, putative (encoded by transcript TGME49_244900) gives MGSGDQDSSQEEFVVWKGAKLLWPVDMPDYIVDFTVVRCKQLMDEFSPDKNALQIAETLKKELDAKWGLFWHVTVGNNFGSYVVHQKRRFVYFTIAQVSFLIYKAH, from the exons ATGGGGTCAGGGGACCAAGATTCTTCTCAAGAAGAGTTCGTAGTCTGGAAGGGTGCAAAACTTTTGTGGCCTGTCGATATGCCTGATTATATTGTGGACTTCACAGTCGTTCGCTG CAAACAACTCATGGATGAGTTCAGCCCAGATAAAAATGCGCTGCAAATAGCGGAGACGCTAAAAAAAGAACTTGACGCAAAGTGGGGTCTTTTCTG GCACGTGACTGTTGGAAACAATTTTGGAAGCTACGTCGTGCACCAGAAAAGGCGGTTCGTCTATTTCACCATAGCCCAAGTTTCCTTCCTCATATACAAGGCACATTAA
- a CDS encoding MIZ/SP-RING zinc finger domain-containing protein (encoded by transcript TGME49_244910), which yields MGNRISDCSDGSDSQSSGEETEALSSSVLEASENAPESFLCRQDGGAARDSSSRLRLPIISHADNAREQVTQNFGAHDVDDHGHSDSISSGAAWSSSGCFPAINDRDAGNSRKWRTEFVESESQSPSSYAAFDNLAPDNALASGRCWSSQTSQAAHRTQRAQTPERRPADDASLPRRGGRCEEVMWGSDDHDFFSPTSRPTHRKHGTGRERVVRPQVGLETPRIRSIDEGDERLTERHGSSSFSSSGEKTEEEVTHCPVNRSHGIHEPSSYDQRPILGGCLPFSSWRDEQTNVRFRGSERTYATAHPVPLQAGERGRKRTRQMRLEEEWVQHLERGSQEPEEGLTRARDVEDTSRRQTHWFHRRQNAAYSSGRPDGSHRYPSRSLPSSQASAREKDTFGTGSSLSSYSHDAAGTGRGVREVCEEKDWADDQVVTSMSGSPSGRSGTNRSGSGSQTRAYPFLSPEKGVIYSTRRGIGLSGLREGEMETPPPSHSLRSSPRKREEWVVEDGTSVLSPRIHKQRRGPPHDEAADASGSLATENQRREEAAEEGPLSRELCSRNRDSANSLRKPSLYAHVQHRVPSHRVRSSAGRRTTAGDSSESRKETDFLPFDASSSGDALDESRHRSGSMRAETMQVREHDCLPPSTENKLEMTAREARDSLHGGESRRPLEEWTEKLEGALQPLMTQQRTTRLAQNTWKLHGKEVSLGEGKAFCLCEEVFGRDRETLAAFFSRRDAAWLLPASQFGDKDACSGKDYERLKTSSLQCIHCRVRVHALCGAVASRFPRLPNRFYCCLCRILLFDPSTEVTWCSSIASLACPAYHLSDEDLAGPPALIPSLAGRCVLPFSHSPVLQRELASNPSAALELRFFPMDDPVCGRHRPYIPDRLQIFFNPRVRALTAGSDITPVSLRKRSGGREAKGGIDDRDGFISYSFSESSSTGPGRGGNVMPTLRTSPRKCKIGVGATRTAVAGFDCSAPDFETLYDPVVPHLHPKPPLYLSDIKRHARPKSGMNYVVARGQHREGRLFLVQLVCSLPVEESQLLEAIVQRRSLPIPYCTDFLKWIVAQKTQRRVSTSSDEVEIFDDSHGQNRISGGGKDSIMESPRSRRCSMSSSTLKGHRDICGSANVRNEDLRDGALNHSNQVTETPRRGFWSVIFERLPGFKRKKTVASPQVSTTASASQSALPPVLTLTLFSDDIAGRLRTPVRSVHCRHPECFDLQFYVRTNYLRHCARSSWKCPLCEEYAFPHELYVDTLVQEILHMTDFSPPKRKAKTVSFHSPDLEKYVVEEWCDDDYEDLSMELSGW from the exons ATGGGTAACCGAATTTCAGATTGCAGCGACGGCAGTGACAGCCAGTCCAGTGGGGAAGAGACTGAGGCGCTTTCCAGTTCTGTTCTTGAGGCGAGTGAAAATGCTCCTGaatcgtttctctgtcgtcaGGATGGAGGcgcggcgagagacagcagctcGCGCCTGCGGCTGCCCATAATTTCTCACGCTGACAACGCTCGTGAACAAGTGACACAGAATTTCGGTGCCCACGATGTGGATGACCACGGACATTCCGACTCCATTTCGTCAGGAGCCGCGTGGAGTTCATCCGGGTGTTTCCCCGCTATCAACGACCGCGATGCAGGGAACTCCAGGAAGTGGAGGACGGAGTTCGTTGAATCTGAATCTCAGTCACCGTCCTCGTATGCAGCATTCGACAACTTGGCACCGGACAACGCGTTGGCGTCCGGTCGCTGTTGGTCATCGCAGACGTCTCAGGCCGCCCACAGGACGCAGCGCGCGCAAACTCCAGAAAGGAGGCCTGCTGACGATGCCTCTTTACCACGTCGGGGCGGTCGGTGTGAAGAGGTAATGTGGGGCAGTGATGACCAtgatttcttttctccaacTTCTCGTCCAACGCACCGAAAGCATGGGACAGGGCGTGAGAGAGTCGTTCGTCCTCAAGTGGGTTTGGAGACCCCGCGTATACGTTCTATTGACGAAGGTGACGAACGCCTGACAGAGAGACATGGAAGCTCTTCTTTCAGTTCATCCggggaaaagacagaagaggaagtcacGCACTGTCCGGTGAACAGGTCGCACGGAATCCACGAACCGTCGAGCTATGATCAGCGACCTATTCTTGGTGGGTGCCTCCCTTTCTCCAGCTGGCGTGACGAACAAACGAACGTTCGTTTCCGAGGTAGTGAGCGAACCTATGCGACCGCGCATCCTGTGCCCTTACAGGCGGGTGAGAgggggaggaaaaggacgcgGCAAATGCGACTCGAAGAGGAGTGGGTGCAGCACCTGGAGCGCGGGTCACAGGAGCCTGAAGAAGGCCTCACGCGAGCACGAGACGTCGAAGACACATCGCGGAGGCAAACGCATTGGTTTCACCGCAGACAGAATGCAGCGTACTCCTCAGGACGTCCGGACGGTTCACACAGGTATCCGAGTCGTTCTTTACCTTCATCGCAGGCCTCTGCACGAGAGAAAGATACTTTTGGAACTGGAAGCTCGCTCTCAAGCTACTCTCACGATGCGGCCGGGACCGGACGGGGTGTGCGAGAAGTctgtgaagaaaaagactggGCAGATGACCAAGTAGTCACTTCGATGTCCGGCTCACCATCCGGTCGTTCTGGAACCAACCGAAGCGGGAGCGGCTCTCAGACCCGAGCGTAcccgtttctttctccagaaaaaggAGTCATTTATTCCACTCGACGGGGGATAGGCTTATCCGGACTACGTGAGGGAGAGATGGAGACACCACCGCCCTCACACTCTCTCCGCAGCTCaccgcgaaagagagaagaatgggTTGTTGAAGACGGGACCAGTGTCCTGTCCCCTCGCATCCACAAACAGCGTCGAGGACCGCCCCACGATGAGGCCGCTGACGCTTCTGGGTCCTTGGCGACTGAGAACCAGCGACGGGAggaagcagctgaagaaggacCATTGTCTCGTGAACTTTGCTCCAGAAATCGCGACTCAGCAAACAGCTTGCGGAAGCCCTCTCTCTATGCCCACGTCCAGCATAGAGTGCCCTCGCATAGGGTGCGCTCTTCAGCAGGTCGCAGGACGAcagcaggagacagcagtgagtcgaggaaggaaaccgaCTTCTTGCCCTTTGACGCAAGTTCCTCAGGTGATGCGCTGGATGAAAGTCGACACAGGTCCGGCTCGATGCGCGCTGAGACCATGCAAGTAAGAGAACACGACTGCTTACCACCCTCTACTGAAAACAAACTGGAAATGACTGCGCGTGAAGCACGGGACAGCTTGCACGGAGGGGAAAGCCGCCGACCTCTTGAGGAGTGGACCGAGAAGCTGGAGGGAGCTCTTCAGCCTCTTATGACGCAACAGCGAACGACACGTCTCGCGCAGAATACCTGGAAACTCCACGGCAAGGAAGTAAGCCTTGGAGAAGGCAAAGCATTCTGTCTGTGCGAG GAAGTGTTCGGCCGTGATCGAGAGACActcgctgctttcttctcgcgtcgtgACGCTGCCTGGCTCCTGCCGGCGTCTCAGTtcggagacaaagacgccTGTTCGGGCAAAGACTACGAGCGACTCAAAACCTCTTCA CTCCAGTGCATCCACTGTCGCGTACGTGTCCACGCACTCTGCGGCGCGGTGGCGTCGAGGTTCCCCCGCCTTCCGAACAGATTCTACTGTTGCCTCTGTAGGATCCTCCTCTTT GACCCGAGCACTGAAGTTACGTGGTGTTCTTCTATTGCGTCACTCGCGTGTCCAGCGTATCACCTCTCCGACGAAGATCTGGCGGGACCGCCTGCTCTAATCCCGAGCTTAGCTGGCCGATGCGTCCTTCCGTTTAGTCACTCCCCGGTGTTACAGCGGGAGCTTGCCTCGAATCCCTCAGCAGCTCTTGAGTTGCGTTTTTTCCCAATGGATGACCCTGTGTGCGGGCGGCATCGTCCCTACATTCCCGACCGTCTTCAAATTTTCTTCAACCCCCGCGTTCGAGCTTTGACAGCTGGATCGGATATCACCCCCGTGTCCTTGAGGAAACGAAGCGGCGGCCGGGAGGCAAAAGGCGGTATAGATGATAGGGACGGATTCATCAGCTACTCCTTTTCAG AATCGAGTTCAACGGGCCCAGGAAGAGGTGGAAATGTCATGCCTACGTTGAGGACGAGTCCTCGAAAATGCAAAATAGGCGTAGGTGCAACTCGAACGGCTGTTGCAGGTTTCGACTGCTCTGCTCCCGATTTCGAGACTCTTTACGACCCCGTTGTCCCACACTTGCACCCGAAGCCTCCCCTTTACCTCTCCGATATCAAACGACATGCCAGACCAAAGAGTGGCATGAATTACGTTGTG GCGCGTGGCCAGCACCGAGAAGGGCGTCTTTTCCTAGTTCAGTTGGTCTGTTCGCTTCCTGTGGAAGAAAGCCAGTTGCTGGAGGCCATCGTACAACGCCGATCTCTACCTATTCCATACTGCACTGATTTT CTGAAGTGGATAGTCGCTCAGAAAACTCAGCGACGTGTCTCGACTTCATCCGATGAAGTGGAGATATTTGATGACAGCCACGGGCAGAACCGAATCTCAGGCGGAGGCAAGGATAGCATTATGGAGAGCCCTCGTAGTCGAAGATGCTCGATGAGTTCGTCGACGCTAAAAGGACATCGAGATATCTGTGGGAGCGCCAACGTCCGGAATGAGGATCTCCGGGATGGAGCGCTCAACCACAGTAACCAAGTAACAGAGACACCGCGACGTGGTTTCTGGTCGGTCATCTTCGAAAGACTTCCAGGATtcaagcgaaagaaaacag TGGCGTCGCCGCAGGTCAGCACGACAGCAAGTGCGAGTCAatctgctcttcctcctgtccTGACTCTCACTCTCTTTAGTGACGATATTGCTGGACGACTAAGGACTCCTGTTCGTTCTGTTCATTGTCGACACCCAGAATGCTTCGATTTACAGTTTTATGTCCGAACTAACTACCTACGTCACTGTGCAAGGTCAAGCTGGAAGTGTCCCTTGTGCGAAGAGTACGCTTTTCCTCACGAATTGTACGTGGACACCTTAGTCCAGGAGATTCTTCACATGACGGACTTCAGCCCTCCAAAGCGCAAGGCAAAGACTGTATCCTTCCACTCTCCAGACCTTGAAAAATACGTCGTCGAAGAGTGGTGCGACGATGATTATGAGGATCTCAGTATGGAACTCTCCGGCTGGTAG
- a CDS encoding Toxoplasma gondii family B protein (encoded by transcript TGME49_244920~Signal peptide predicted by SignalP 2.0 HMM (probability 0.978) with cleavage site probability 0.254 at residue 27), giving the protein MTANLSSAATVALCIFLSCNLHNYCFGSWTLAAEQLDTAPGIRGTDARHAPSAVPSSAIPAEAEQQQAPVAVRLKKLKRTSLRKNGTALSRRTKTVTAAKVVLSLTAVLGLLVASVKLYQCRQKLPANTSKQAAGSTGRRLAEGGSDDKPCVSVALSSPWYR; this is encoded by the exons ATGACAGCAAATCTGTCGTCGGCAGCCACCGTGGCTCTTTGCATCTTTCTTTCGTGCAACCTGCACAACTACTGTTTCGGAAGTTGGACGTTGGCGGCAGAACAGTTGGATACAGCACCGGGTATCCGCGGGACCGATGCCCGGCATGCACCATCGGCAGTCCCAAGCTCAGCCATCCCCGCCGAAGCTGAACAGCAACAAGCGCCAGTTGCTGTTCGCCTGAAGAAGTTGAAGAG AACTAGTCTCAGAAAAAATGGCACGGCTTTGTCACGTCGTACAAAAACGGTGACTGCGGCCAAGGTGGTCCTTTCCCTGACAGCTGTCTTAGGGCTACTGGTGGCTTCTGTCAAGCTATATCAGTGTCGGCAAAAGTTGCCAGCAAACACTAGTAAACAAGCTGCGGGAAGCACAGGGCGACGACTTGCAGAAGGCGGCAGTGACGACAAACCATGTGTAAGCGTGGCTCTATCATCACCATGGTACCGCTAA